One window from the genome of Alosa alosa isolate M-15738 ecotype Scorff River chromosome 15, AALO_Geno_1.1, whole genome shotgun sequence encodes:
- the tyr gene encoding tyrosinase gives MRRLLLLGLCCFLAPRLSWQQLPRPCASVEALTSKECCPVWSGDGSTCGANSGRGFCQNVVVSDLPNGPQYPHQNVDDRERWPLVFFNRTCQCAGNYMGFDCGDCKFGFFGANCAERRESVRRNILQLSVPERQRFISYLNLAKTTISPDYVIITGTHEQMENGTRPMFADASVYDLFVWMHYYVSRDTLLGGPGNVWENIDFAHEAAAFLPWHRVYLLLWEHQIRKVTGDFNFTIPYWDWRDARDCQVCTDELMGARSPLNPNLISPASVFSSWKVICTQPETYNDRELLCNGTGEGPLLRNPGNHDPSRVRRLPTSADVEAVLSLTDYETGSLDRSANLSFRNALEGFASPETGQAVSGQSTMHNSLHVFMNGSMSSVQGSANDPIFLLHHAFIDSIFEQWLRRHQPPRTLYPTANAPIGHNDGYYMVPFFPLYRNGDYFLSTKALGYEYAYLLDPSQRFVQEFLTPYLQQAQEIWAWLLGAGLVGAFVTAVLATAVALVCRRRQRRKKMPSSFGERQPLLHSSEEEGSSSYQTTL, from the exons ATGAGGCGCTTACTTCTGCTCGGGCTCTGTTGCTTTCTCGCGCCCCGGCTCTCCTGGCAGCAGCTCCCCCGGCCGTGCGCGAGCGTGGAGGCCCTCACATCCAAAGAGTGCTGCCCTGTGTGGTCGGGAGACGGCTCCACATGCGGGGCTAACTCGGGCCGGGGTTTCTGTCAGAACGTGGTGGTGTCGGACCTGCCCAACGGGCCGCAGTACCCGCACCAGAACGTGGACGACCGCGAGCGCTGGCCGCTGGTCTTCTTCAACCGCACCTGCCAGTGCGCAGGGAACTACATGGGCTTCGACTGCGGCGACTGCAAGTTCGGCTTCTTCGGGGCCAACTGCGCCGAGCGACGGGAGTCCGTGCGCAGGAACATTCTGCAGTTGTCGGTACCGGAGCGCCAGCGTTTCATCTCCTACCTCAACCTGGCCAAGACCACCATCAGCCCGGACTACGTCATCATCACAGGCACCCACGAGCAGATGGAGAATGGCACGAGGCCCATGTTCGCGGACGCCAGTGTGTACGACCTGTTTGTGTGGATGCACTACTACGTCTCACGAGACACGCTCCTCGGTGGGCCCGGGAATGTGTGGGAGAACATAGACTTCGCGCACGAAGCTGCGGCGTTCCTCCCATGGCACCGCGTGTACCTGTTGCTGTGGGAGCATCAGATCCGCAAGGTCACGGGAGATTTCAACTTCACCATCCCCTACTGGGACTGGCGGGATGCGCGCGACTGCCAGGTGTGCACGGATGAGCTGATGGGCGCGAGGAGCCCACTCAATCCGAACCTCATCAGTCCCGCTTCCGTCTTCTCCTCCTGGAAG gtgatcTGCACCCAACCAGAGACCTATAACGATCGGGAGCTGCTGTGCAACGGCACAGGGGAGGGGCCTCTGCTGCGTAACCCTGGCAACCACGACCCCAGTCGTGTGCGGCGACTGCCCACCAGCGCAGACGTGGAGGCCGTGCTCAGCCTGACCGACTACGAGACCGGGAGTCTGGACCGCAGCGCCAACCTCAGCTTCAGGAACGCCCTcgagg gctttgCCAGTCCAGAGACGGGGCAGGCGGTGTCGGGTCAGAGCACGATGCACAACTCTCTCCACGTCTTCATGAACGGATCCATGAGCTCGGTGCAGGGATCTGCCAATGACCCCATCTTCCTACTACACCACGCCTTCAtcgacag tatatttGAGCAGTGGTTGCGCCGGCATCAGCCCCCCAGGACTCTGTACCCCACTGCCAATGCGCCCATCGGACACAATGATGGATACTACATGGTGCCCTTCTTCCCCCTGTaccg GAATGGCGACTATTTTCTCTCCACTAAAGCCCTGGGATACGAGTATGCCTATCTACTGGATCCCA GCCAGCGGTTCGTGCAGGAGTTCCTGACGCCGTATCTGCAGCAAGCGCAGGAGATCTGGGCGTGGCTTCTGGGGGCGGGGCTAGTTGGTGCCTTCGTCACCGCCGTCCTCGCTACAGCAGTAGCCCTGGTCTGTCGCCGCCGGCAACGCAGGAAGAAGATGCCGTCGTCTTTCGGGGAGAGACAACCTCTACTGCACAGCAGCGAAGAAGAGGGCTCGTCGTCCTACCAGACCaccctctaa
- the LOC125307956 gene encoding NADPH oxidase 4: MALSLRSWVANEGSKNILLVVWLTVNAVVFWRTFALYSYGPQYHYLHQILGMGLCVSRASASLLNLNCCLVLLPMCRSLLTHLRGTHKVWARSGRRLLDQSRSFHSACGTAICVFSVIHVSAHLVNAISFSVKFSDEFPSLNMAQYRGQDPRIIILTTVPGVTGVLMVVILFLMFTASTHCIRMSSYEVFWYTHNLFILFYVILMVHAVGGALKYQTNLDTHTPGCMPTNHSSAEDTSTNQERELEDWQQREPICREEAQFQSHFPETWLWVLVPLCVYCTERVCRYIRSRTPVTIVTVLSHPCDVIEVRMLKDGFKAKPGQYVLLNCPSVSSFENHPFTLTMCPTEKKRTFGIHLRVVGDWTERFSQLLFPEVSSGDHILPMMQQRNFPKVCVDGPFGSPSEEVFGYEQSCVCLCVCVCVCVCVYVCLLHALLEGWSQYKLRRLYIVWVCRELQSFYWFADLLCSLHHKLWQENCPDYLNIRLYLSNTSDLQHLCEERYQALRSRLVIGRPKWKLLFDEIGRTNQNKRVGVFCCGPRGMSQALHTLCNSNQHTHTTFEFNTETFC; the protein is encoded by the exons atgggcctgtgtgtgagtcGAGCGTCGGCCTCTCTGCTGAATCTGAACTGTTGTCTGGTGCTTCTGCCCATGTGCCGATCCCTCCTGACCCACCTTAGGGGCACACACAAG gttTGGGCACGTAGTGGGCGGAGGCTTCTGGACCAGAGTAGGAGTTTCCACTCGGCATGCGGCACAGCAATCTGTGTGttctcag tgatCCATGTATCAGCACATCTGGTGAATGCTATAAGTTTCTCTGTGAAGTTCTCTGATGAATTCCCCTCTCTCAATATGGCACAATACAGAggccag GATCCCAGAATTATCATACTAACAACAG TTCCAGGGGTCACAGGGGTGTTGATGGttgtcatcctcttcctgaTGTTCACTGCATCCACACACTGcatcag GATGAGCAGTTATGAAGTATTCTggtacacacacaacctcttcaTTCTCTTCTACGTTATACTCATGGTGCATGCGGTCGG GGGCGCTCTGAAGTACCAGACcaacctggacacacacacaccaggatgcATGCCAACCAACCACAGCAGTGCGGAAGATACCTCAACCAATCAGGAGAGGGAACTGGAGGATTGGCAACAAAGGGAACCAATCTGCAGAGAGGAGGCCCAATTTCAGTCTCACTttccagag acaTGGCTGTGGGTCCTGgttcctctctgtgtgtactgtacagagCGAGTGTGTCGCTACATCAGAAGCCGCACGCCTGTCACCATAGTTACTGTTCTCAGTCATCCCTGTGATGTCATCGAAGTCCGTATGCTGAAGGACGGCTTCAAGGCCAAACCAGGCcag TACGTCCTGTTGAACTGTCCCAGTGTGTCGTCATTTGAAAACCATCCCTTTACTCTCACAATG tgtccaacagagaagaaaaggaCTTTTGGAATCCATCTGCGTGTTGTTGGAGACTGGACAG AGCGCTTCTCCCAGCTGCTTTTCCCTGAGGTCTCGTCTGGTGACCACATCCTTCCCATGATGCAACAGAGGAACTTTCCCAA GGTGTGTGTAGACGGTCCATTCGGCAGCCCCTCGGAGGAAGTGTTTGGCTATGAGCAGAGT tgtgtgtgtttgtgtgtctgtgtgtgtgtatgtgtgtgtgtgtatgtgtgtctgctccATGCgctcct tgaagGCTGGAGTCAGTACAAACTGAGGAGGCTGTacattgtgtgggtgtgtagggAGCTGCAGTCATTCTACTGGTTTGCAGATCTGTTGTGTTCTCTACAtcacaag CTTTGGCAGGAGAATTGCCCTGATTACCTGAACATCAGACTCTACCTCAGCAACACGTCAGATTTACAG catctATGTGAGGAGCGGTACCAAGCCCTCAGGTCTCGGCTGGTGATTGGCCGTCCAAAGTGGAAGCTGTTGTTTGACGAGATCGGCAGAACCAATCAGAA taagcGTGTGGGGGTGTTCTGCTGTGGACCACGGGGGATGTCACaagccttacacacactctgcaactccaatcaacacacacacaccaccttcgaGTTCAACACAGAGACCttctgctga